CGCCGCCAGCCTGACGCTGTTGGGCGCGTTCTGGCTGGGGCAGACTGTGCGCAAAACGCGCCGGACATTGGACTGAAACCATGTGGCAACGCTTATTGTGGCTGATCACCAAAGAGCTGCAGGCGCTGGCGGGAAACCGCCAGGGGCGGCTGTTGCTGATCGTGCCGGTGTTGCTGCAATTGCTGGTGTTTCCTTTTGCCGCCACGCTTGAGGTCAAGCATGCCAGCCTCGCCGTGTATAACCAGGATGCGGGCCCGCCCTCCCAGGAGCTGATAAAGCGCATGGCGGCCAGCGCCACCTTCGACCATATCGTGCAGGTTCGCAGCCTGGAGGCGCTCCGCGACTGCCTGGACCGGCAATGCGCGCTGCTGGCCATCGTGTTCCCCCCTGATTTTTCCCGCGCGCTGGCGACGGGAAAAGGGGCGGCGATGCAGATCATTGTCGATGGCCGCCGCTCCAACAGCGGCCAGATCGCCAGCGCCTACATCGGACAGATCGTCTCCGCTTACCAGCAGGAGCGGGCAGGGCCGACGCCCAGGCTGGCGGTGCGCAATCTGTACAACCCCAACCTGGAGTTCCAGTGGCACGTGCTGCCCAGCCTGGTGGCCATCATCACCACCATAGGCTGCCTGATCGTCACCGCTTTGTCGGTGGCGCGGGAGCGGGAGGAGGGGACGTTCGACCAATTGCTGGTGTCGCCGCTGACGCCTGCCTATGTGATGGCGGGCAAGGCGGTGCCCGGCGTGCTCGTGGCGCTGGCGCAAGGCAGCGTCATCGCCGTGGCCGCCGTCTGGGCTTATCGGGTGCCGTTCGGCGGCTCCATCGCGCTGTTGCTGGTCAGCATGGCTAGCTACGGACTGGCGCTGGCCGGTGTCGGGCTATTCATTTCCTCCCTCTGCCGCACCCAGCAGCAGGCTTTTCTCGGCGTGTTTTCCTTCATGGTGCCGGCGGTGATCTTGTCCGGCTATGTGTCGCCCATCGAAAACATGCCCGAAACGCTGCAGTGGCTGGCGCGGGTCAATCCGCTCAGCTATTTCATTCCCATTCTGAAGGGGGTTTTCCTGAAAGGGTACGGTTTCTCCGATGCCTGGCCGTGGTTGCTGCCGCTGTGGCTGATCGCGGCCCTCACCCTTGGCCTGGCCTTGTGGTGCTTCCGCAGGCATATCGAATAGCCCTGGCCGGCCCCGATGGCGTGGCGATCAGGTTCGAGCGTGCATGAAGCCCCGCGCATGGGACAGCCCCTCCAGCGCCCCGCGCAGGATGCGAGAGCAGCGCGGCAGCGCGTCCGGGTCGTTTTCCAGCAAGTCGTACAAGCCAATGAAGAGGCAAACCAGATAGTCGGCCGCCAGACCCACGTCCAGCTCCGCTGGCAGCTCGCCTAGGGCGATGGCGCGGCGCAGTTGGCGGCGGGTGTAGTGCATGGTCAATCTATCCGCCAACTCCCGCCTGCGCAGCACGCTGCGGTTTTCCTCGGTGCGCTCGCACTTCTGATACAGAATCTGATACACACGCTGCGGAGAGCCCGGCTCCAGGAATTGCGCCAGATAGTAGCCGGCTCCGGCCAGCAATGTGTCGCGCGCCGAGGCGCTGGCGGGAGGGAAGCGCATGGCGTCCAGCGCGAAAGCGCGATCTATCA
This genomic window from Chromobacterium phragmitis contains:
- a CDS encoding TetR family transcriptional regulator, whose protein sequence is MTDNDEKEAGMARKTKEDSQKTRDAILDGAERVFLDKGIANATMAEIADAAKVSRGAVYGHYDNKMEVCQAMIDRAFALDAMRFPPASASARDTLLAGAGYYLAQFLEPGSPQRVYQILYQKCERTEENRSVLRRRELADRLTMHYTRRQLRRAIALGELPAELDVGLAADYLVCLFIGLYDLLENDPDALPRCSRILRGALEGLSHARGFMHART
- a CDS encoding ABC transporter permease, whose protein sequence is MWQRLLWLITKELQALAGNRQGRLLLIVPVLLQLLVFPFAATLEVKHASLAVYNQDAGPPSQELIKRMAASATFDHIVQVRSLEALRDCLDRQCALLAIVFPPDFSRALATGKGAAMQIIVDGRRSNSGQIASAYIGQIVSAYQQERAGPTPRLAVRNLYNPNLEFQWHVLPSLVAIITTIGCLIVTALSVAREREEGTFDQLLVSPLTPAYVMAGKAVPGVLVALAQGSVIAVAAVWAYRVPFGGSIALLLVSMASYGLALAGVGLFISSLCRTQQQAFLGVFSFMVPAVILSGYVSPIENMPETLQWLARVNPLSYFIPILKGVFLKGYGFSDAWPWLLPLWLIAALTLGLALWCFRRHIE